The segment GCGATGCAGGGATTCATGGCGGCGCATCATCGCCGTCCGTGCCCGGCCGGCATCAGCGATCTAATGGGCAGCGCCGTGTTCGGGATGGAGCAACTGGAATCCGGCCACTGCGCCTCGGCAGTGGGAGCTTCGGAGTACGCCGGGATGCCGCCCGTCAGGACCCTCGGTCTTCCGGAGGAGCATGCTTTCGACGGCTGGGGCCGGCGGATGCAGTACCGCGTCGATCAGAGGACTACCGTCTCTGGCGCATCCGCGCTCTCGGCCGACGTGTCGTCCTGTTTTGACCTTCAGAGTCAACGCGCAAAAGGAGCGATCGAGATCGCTTCAGCGCACGATGCGGCAGTCTCCGGCGACAATGTGATGTGGGCCTTGATATCGCACGGGAAAGACAAGTACGGCTCATACTCGATGCAGGGCCAAGGCCCGCTGGACGGCGCCACGGACGACGACACACTCAAGAATATTGCCCTGGAGGGGCGGCTCGTTCGCAGGGACCCCTCGGATGGCTTTGACGACATTGTGTGGTACCGGGAGCAGACGAAGAACACCTGCTGCCAGGGCAAGGCGTGCGCCCTCGGCTTTACTGCCGCACTGGAGATGGACGGGACGCCCGACACCGATGCCGGCGCGGCAGTGGCTGTCGGCGACATCAACGGCGACGGCATACAGGACCTCGTAATCGGAAACGGCGCGGCGGGCACCGCGCGCGTAATCGTCGCGTTCGGAAGTCGCACCGGCTGGCCCGTGAGAGATGCTCTGGATCTAAACGCCGTCACAGGCGGTGACGGGTCTCTTGGATTCGTGGTTTCCAACGATAGTTCTATCATCGGTTTCGGAAAGACGGTCGCTACGGGAGACGTAAACGGCGATGCGTACGATGATATCGTCATCGGGGGCTACCCCAGCGCCATTGTCTTTGGCAAGGGATCGTTTGCCGACGGCACTACTCTCACGTCCGCGCTCGACGGCACGGCCGGGCTGCTCGTCAATTACGGTCTTACCATCGCGCCGGGCGCAACGGCTGTCGCCGACATGGACGGTGACGGAATCAAGGACATTGTATTCGCGCAGCATCTCAACCCATTGACGCAATATCTGTTCTTCGTGTGGGGTCGCAGCTCGGCCAACTGGTGCAGCCTGGTGACTGCCTGCGATGGCGCGTCGCTGCCAAAGACGTGGACTACAGCCCACAACACCATCGGCATCGCCGACGGATTCTCGCTCTCCGCGACAAGCCTCTCGAATGCGGCGGCTGTCGGCAATTTCTCGCTCGCCGCCGGAGATGTGAACGGCGATGGCATCGATGACCTTCTGATTGGCGGCAACAGCGGCGGCGCTGGCGCGGGGGCGTATCTCCTGTTCGGCAAGAGCCGCGCGACGTGGACGACTCCCGGCGACTGGACGTGGAGCGCTACGAACACCAAGGGCCTCGGACCGGTCATCAACGCCAACAACCCGGCATGGGGCGTCAAGTTCGTGTCGAACGCCGCCGCCAGCAACTATCTCACAATCGGCAACAGCGTGGCGGTGGCCGATCTCAATAACGACGGATTCAGGGACCTGATTGTGAGCGACGTTGACAGGATTTACTTCTATTACGGACGCGCGGCCGGAAGCTGGCCAACGGGGACGGTGGCCGCGCCTTACGACATCTACACAAATGCTTCGACGATCATCGATACGGCAACGAACCGCCCCTCCTGGATCAGTTCGCCCGTGCCAAGCGTAGTGAGCATCGCCGATATCAATGATGACGGCAGGATGGACCTGCTGATCGGGGTCAAGAACAGCGGTTCGCCGTCGGGTTGTCTGGGCGACCCAGGGACGACCACGGGATCGATATATATCGTGCTTCAGCCGGCTGGCGGGTGGAGCAGCGCTAATCTTTTTTCAGGTGTGGCAAACACGGCGTGTGATGCCAACGAGCTCAATACTGTGGCCCTTCCCGGCAGCTTCCGGATCAGCGGCACCGCGGCGTACGACTATGCGTTTCGGCCGGCTGCCGCCGACATCAACGCGGATGGCCGGATCGACGTGCTCATTGTAGCGCCGGGAAATGTAACGGATCGCGGCGGCTTCCTCTATGTGCTTCTCGGCAGGCGGCAGGTGCCCTGGGAAGCGGCTGTCGAATTGAATAAGCTGCTTCCCTGATTTTCAAAAAACGGTGCGCGTCGTTTCGGGGTTGCGCGCAGCATAGTCGTATGATATCGCGATCGTGATAAGGTCGGCACTGGCGAAAGCCAGAATCCCCTCATTGCAGTAGAGACTGCGGTCTTGGTGCAAGAAACATAATGAAAAAAAGTTATCTAATCTCCCCGGCCTTATCGCCTTTCATATAGAAATGCGTTCAACGACATTCCTCGTGACCGAACGGTCGCGGCGATCATAGAGCCTCGTCGTTCGCGGGTCGGCGTGGCCGAGTAA is part of the Planctomycetia bacterium genome and harbors:
- a CDS encoding FG-GAP repeat protein, with translation MHYDNRPQRGFSLIQMSALIAVGGIIMVSVLPGGSGSTDLERADITLQRMHAIETAMQGFMAAHHRRPCPAGISDLMGSAVFGMEQLESGHCASAVGASEYAGMPPVRTLGLPEEHAFDGWGRRMQYRVDQRTTVSGASALSADVSSCFDLQSQRAKGAIEIASAHDAAVSGDNVMWALISHGKDKYGSYSMQGQGPLDGATDDDTLKNIALEGRLVRRDPSDGFDDIVWYREQTKNTCCQGKACALGFTAALEMDGTPDTDAGAAVAVGDINGDGIQDLVIGNGAAGTARVIVAFGSRTGWPVRDALDLNAVTGGDGSLGFVVSNDSSIIGFGKTVATGDVNGDAYDDIVIGGYPSAIVFGKGSFADGTTLTSALDGTAGLLVNYGLTIAPGATAVADMDGDGIKDIVFAQHLNPLTQYLFFVWGRSSANWCSLVTACDGASLPKTWTTAHNTIGIADGFSLSATSLSNAAAVGNFSLAAGDVNGDGIDDLLIGGNSGGAGAGAYLLFGKSRATWTTPGDWTWSATNTKGLGPVINANNPAWGVKFVSNAAASNYLTIGNSVAVADLNNDGFRDLIVSDVDRIYFYYGRAAGSWPTGTVAAPYDIYTNASTIIDTATNRPSWISSPVPSVVSIADINDDGRMDLLIGVKNSGSPSGCLGDPGTTTGSIYIVLQPAGGWSSANLFSGVANTACDANELNTVALPGSFRISGTAAYDYAFRPAAADINADGRIDVLIVAPGNVTDRGGFLYVLLGRRQVPWEAAVELNKLLP